Within the Dialister hominis genome, the region ATTGCCAGAATAGCATAAGCCAAAAGAATTCCGCTTTTTAATTTATTCACAGTGCAGCCTCCTTTCTTTCTCCCAAGTCATTTACAAACATTATGCTTTTTGCAATTGATAAATGTCAAGGGCAAGCATTACACAGCTGCAATAAAAAAGAGAAGTATCACTTTTCTTGAAGTTAATACTTCTCTTCTTCAAAAACACTTGCCTCACAAGTCAGATGCTTTTTATGGACTTATTTTTTGTATTTGTACACAAAATGTCCTATTCTCTTTAACGCTTCAGCAATATTTTCACGGCTTGCTGCATACGATATGCGGATATGATTTTCACCCTGATTGCCGAAACATGTACCCGGAACAACGCCTACTTTTTCTTCTTTCAGCAAGCGGTCGCAGAATTCATCGGCAGTCATTCCTGTGCAGCTGATATCCGGGAAAATATAGAATGCGCCCTTAGGCTTGAATACTGGAAGCCCTATTTTCGTAAGGCCTTCATAAACCATGTCCCTGCGGGCTTTGTATTCATCGTACATGGATTTGACATCAGCATCACATTCTCTTAATGCAGCAATAGCGCCATACTGGCTAGTTACGCTTGCGCAGAGAATCTCATACTGATGTACTTTATATACGTCTTCGAGGGATTCCCTTGGTCCGCAGACATAACCGATACGCAGTCCTGTCATGGCATAGGATTTCGAGAAACCATTCATGACAATCGTTCTTTCCCTCATGCCGGGCAGGGATGCAAAGCAGCAATGCTCGCCTTCATATGTCAGATCGCAGTAGATTTCATCCGAAATAACAATCAAATCATGCTTTTGGGCAAAGTCTGCAATCCCCAGCAATTCTTCTCTCTCCATGATGGTTCCTGTAGGATTGTTCGGATATCCGATGAGAATCGCTTTCGTCTTTGGTGTAACCTTTTTCTCAAGTTCATCAACGGTGAGTTTGAACTCATTTTCTGCGTAAGTCGGAACTAAGACAGGTTTCCCGCCTGCAATCGACACGCATGCCGGATAAGCCAGATAGGCCGGATCCGGTATCAGTACTTCATCTCCAGGATTGAGGAACGTGGTCATCACAAGTCCGATAGCTTCGGAAACACCGACAGTGACCATTACTTCATCCTGAGGATCATAATCCAGGCCATATCTATTCTTGAAGAGCTTTGCTATTTCTGTTCGAAGCTCAATAAGCCCCCAGTTGGAGGTGTAGGAGGTTTCTTTGCGTTTGAGGCTTTCAATACATGCATCGATGACCTTGTCCGGGGCAGAATAATCTGGTTCACCAACTCCCAGAGATATGACGTCTTTCATTGTACTTGCAAGGTCAAAAAATTTACGGATTCCAGAAAATGGAACATTTCTTACATTATCGGAAACTTTGTTATTCCAATCCATAAGCGGCTCTCTTTCTTTTCCTAAAACAAATTATCGGGTTCCTGCAACCTTTTTACCAAGATCTTCGCACTTTTTCAAGGATTCCTTATCCGGATATCCATAAGCCAAAAGAGGCTGGGCCGGGAATACAGCACCTGCGAAGTGTAATTCATTATACCACGAATTGAGCCAGGCGCCCCGGCTCCATCCGCATGATCCGAAAATCCCCATAATCTTGCCTTTTAAGAATGGTTTTAATTTCTCGCAGAATGGTTTCATCTGCTCTTCTTCTATGACTTCAACGCCCCAGGCAGAACACCCCAGAATAATATGGGAGTATTCTTTTCCGATTGTCTCGGGATCCACATCAGCCACTGGTGCCAGCAAAACATCTTCTACGACACTTTTAGCCCCAATAGAAACCGCTTCAGCCATTGCTTCTGTATTTCCTGTCGCTGAATAATAAATGACAGCTACTTTTTCACTCATATTTACATCTCCCTTTCACCAAAAACCGGAGATTTAAAAATCAAACCTGCAGCAGCCTTAAAACCAATAACTGACTGTAAAAAAGAAGCGTTCTAATAAGAACGCCTCTTTGTCTCTTTAATTGAAAAACTTACGCTTTAGCGACTGTTTCTCCCAGCTTCTTGCAAGCTTCCAGTGCTTCATCATCCGGATAGCTGTAAGCTTTAACCGGATCAGCAGCAAGTTTAACGCCTGCTTCATCCAGTCTGTTCTTCCAGTTTTCAATCCAGTCGCCCTGGTTCCATGCATAAGAGCCGAAAATACCTACGGTCTTATCCTTCAGCTGTGGAAGAATGTCTGCAAAGAACGGTTCGAATTCATATTCTTCAAGTTCTTCATTTCCCATTGCCGGGCAGCCCAGAATGATGTGATCGAAAGCTGCAACATCAGCAGCAGTTGTGTCACTTACAAAGCTCAATGTGGTTTCTGCACCTGCAGCTTTTGCACCTTCTTCAACAGCCTGCGCCATAGCTTCAGTGTTACCTGATCCAGACCAATAAACGATTGCTACTTTTGCCATTTTAATTCCTCCTATAAAAGATATATTTAAAATTAGTATTTCAAAATAGCCTATGTCTCTATATTACTTACTAAAGAACATATTGTCAATTTGACTTTATTAACATAACGCAAAATGTCCGCCAGATGCCCGGCTGCCTTTGAGCTTGCAATTATTCATATTCCGTCAGGGATGTACCCGCATGGCTCAGCATAGACTCAACATTCTTCCCGGGATATTTCCTGTGCATCACCATTTTCCTGAGCGCTTCAGTCACCTGTGCCTGGTCTGCATCCGAATTGATGATTCCCAGCGTCGTAAAATATCCATCACACTGAAGGATCACCTGATAAGCTTCATTGTAAACAATCCCCTGCTGCTTTGTCTTGATTACAAAGGAACCCGTCCAATAGGACTTCTTGCCGTTTTGAACTTTCACCAGAGGTGCTTTCCCGGAGAATACGGCTCCGTCAGCAATGAGTCTCTTATTCAGGTCTTCTGCAATGACATCCATCTGCTCCAAAGCTGAATCATTCTTATGGCTGATTTCGCCAATATCCAGCAGGTAAGGAATGCCGAGGCGGTGCGACATGGCCCATCCATAACTAAAATCCGGAGGGGCGCTGTATGTCATGGAATAATAATCACTGTCACTTGCCCCGCGTTTAATGAAGAAACGTTTGACTCCTCCATCGTTCATGAACGGGAGTGCTTCCTGAGCGCCCTTTGAGAATGTAATATTCTTTGGCACGCTCATGTCCCCTATGCCGCGAAGGCTTAATGTATCACTGGCAAATGCGGTAGAAGATAAGGACGCGAGAACAAGAAAGAGAGCGCTGGACAAAATCCATTTTATAAAATTACGACATTTCATAAAACTGCATCCCCCTGTAATTACTGCTTATTTTTAACCTTTGACCAGGTATCGCGCAGTCCGACAATCCTGTTGCATACCATATGATCTTCAGTAGTGTCCTGATCAATAATGAAATACCCCTTGCGGAGGAACTGGAAACGATCCCCAACATGATATTTGCTGATTTCAGGTTCAGCCTTGCTCTTCATGACAGTCAGGGAATGTGTATTTACTTTTTCCATGAAGTCTCTGCCGTCATCATGATCATCCGGCGAAATCAGATAGTCATAGAGTCTTGTCTCAACGTCCACGGCTGTATCTGCGCAAACCCAGTGGAGTGTACCTTTCACCTTCCGGTCAGCGCCCGGGGTTCCGCTTCTGGTATCAAAATCAACCGTGCAATGTATTTCCTTGATGCTGCCGTCATCATTCTTGACAACATCCGTACATTTTACGATATAGGCTCCCTTGAGGCGTACTTCTTTCCCAGGAGACATTCTGAAGAATTTCTTGATCGGAGTTTCCATGAAATCTTCTGCTTCGATATATAAATTCCTGCCGAATGGCACCTTTCTGGAGCCCATGGATGGATCTTCCGGATTATTCTCTATATCGACATATTCAATCTTGTTTTCATCATAGTTGGTAAGTACCACTTTGACCGGATCGATGACGGTCATGATTCTCGGTACTTTCGCTTTTAAGTCCTCTCTGATGCAGTATTCAAGGAGAGAAATGTCAACTACGCTGTCTGCCTTAGCCACACCTATCAAATCACAGAACTTTTTAAGTGATTCCGGAGTATAACCTCTGCGTCTGATGCCGCTGATGGTAGGCATTCTCGGATCATCCCAGCCATTTACCAGCTTTGCTTCAACCATTTTTCTAAGTTTGCGTTTGCTGGTAATCATTGTGGTTACATTAAGACGGGCAAATTCAATCTGTCTCGGCTTTTCCTTGCCGTCATAAGCCTGAAGGCACCAGTTATATAAAGGTCTTCTTTCCTCAAATTCCAGTGTGCAGATAGAATGGGTTATATTTTCCAAAGCGTCCGAGAGCGGATGAGCGAAATCATATAACGGGTATATGTAC harbors:
- a CDS encoding pyridoxal phosphate-dependent aminotransferase, whose product is MDWNNKVSDNVRNVPFSGIRKFFDLASTMKDVISLGVGEPDYSAPDKVIDACIESLKRKETSYTSNWGLIELRTEIAKLFKNRYGLDYDPQDEVMVTVGVSEAIGLVMTTFLNPGDEVLIPDPAYLAYPACVSIAGGKPVLVPTYAENEFKLTVDELEKKVTPKTKAILIGYPNNPTGTIMEREELLGIADFAQKHDLIVISDEIYCDLTYEGEHCCFASLPGMRERTIVMNGFSKSYAMTGLRIGYVCGPRESLEDVYKVHQYEILCASVTSQYGAIAALRECDADVKSMYDEYKARRDMVYEGLTKIGLPVFKPKGAFYIFPDISCTGMTADEFCDRLLKEEKVGVVPGTCFGNQGENHIRISYAASRENIAEALKRIGHFVYKYKK
- a CDS encoding flavodoxin domain-containing protein, translated to MSEKVAVIYYSATGNTEAMAEAVSIGAKSVVEDVLLAPVADVDPETIGKEYSHIILGCSAWGVEVIEEEQMKPFCEKLKPFLKGKIMGIFGSCGWSRGAWLNSWYNELHFAGAVFPAQPLLAYGYPDKESLKKCEDLGKKVAGTR
- a CDS encoding flavodoxin; the protein is MAKVAIVYWSGSGNTEAMAQAVEEGAKAAGAETTLSFVSDTTAADVAAFDHIILGCPAMGNEELEEYEFEPFFADILPQLKDKTVGIFGSYAWNQGDWIENWKNRLDEAGVKLAADPVKAYSYPDDEALEACKKLGETVAKA
- a CDS encoding glutamine--tRNA ligase/YqeY domain fusion protein, whose product is MEEKRESSNFIEAEINKDIENNVYEGGRVLTRFPPEPNGYLHIGHVKSIFLNFGLGKKYHGATNVRFDDTNPVKEDEEYVNSILNDIRWLGFQWKEPVHYASDYFPELYEFACKLIRMGLAYVDDQSSEEIHNTRGDLEHPGTESPWRNRFVEENLKLFQEMRDGKYKDGEKCLRAKIDMASPNMVMRDPVLYRILRATHHRTGDTWYIYPLYDFAHPLSDALENITHSICTLEFEERRPLYNWCLQAYDGKEKPRQIEFARLNVTTMITSKRKLRKMVEAKLVNGWDDPRMPTISGIRRRGYTPESLKKFCDLIGVAKADSVVDISLLEYCIREDLKAKVPRIMTVIDPVKVVLTNYDENKIEYVDIENNPEDPSMGSRKVPFGRNLYIEAEDFMETPIKKFFRMSPGKEVRLKGAYIVKCTDVVKNDDGSIKEIHCTVDFDTRSGTPGADRKVKGTLHWVCADTAVDVETRLYDYLISPDDHDDGRDFMEKVNTHSLTVMKSKAEPEISKYHVGDRFQFLRKGYFIIDQDTTEDHMVCNRIVGLRDTWSKVKNKQ